From the Leptospira licerasiae serovar Varillal str. VAR 010 genome, one window contains:
- a CDS encoding DUF58 domain-containing protein, with amino-acid sequence MFRKEYQNLIQLLDFKERGFSLRNRQGTAASSRKGRGVDFKDVRPYAVGDDTRLIDWNVTSRFGELHVREFYEEKERLGVFFLDVSESMDWSSSEWTKAENAFQVLALLVLLYIRKGNLVKILLYSDRLEWETGYIRNTEEALSSLEKVRCYPHRKLKTDPKLPFVLLKNKIRRYTDSYILSDFHGLPSLKKLTGLRRFHTLHAIRFKDRLEENAPGGFFQFFLLKDPETGATPSPVGGSIKKNLEFLFKSRCLELEGKDTDPNKLLEYWRRMS; translated from the coding sequence ATGTTCCGCAAAGAATACCAAAACCTGATCCAACTTTTGGATTTTAAGGAGAGAGGATTTTCTCTTCGGAATAGGCAAGGTACGGCCGCAAGTTCCAGAAAGGGTAGGGGAGTAGACTTTAAGGATGTTCGACCTTATGCAGTCGGCGATGATACTAGACTTATCGATTGGAATGTTACTTCTCGATTCGGAGAATTACATGTTAGAGAATTCTACGAAGAGAAGGAAAGGCTGGGAGTCTTTTTTCTGGATGTTTCCGAGTCTATGGACTGGAGTAGCTCGGAATGGACTAAGGCTGAGAATGCTTTTCAGGTTTTGGCTCTATTAGTTTTACTTTATATACGAAAAGGTAATCTGGTCAAAATCCTGCTCTATTCGGATCGATTGGAATGGGAAACCGGTTATATCCGGAACACGGAAGAAGCACTTTCTTCATTGGAGAAGGTCCGTTGTTATCCGCATCGGAAACTAAAAACCGATCCTAAACTTCCGTTCGTGCTCTTGAAAAATAAGATCAGAAGGTACACCGATTCTTATATACTTTCTGATTTTCACGGACTTCCTTCATTAAAAAAACTTACAGGCCTCAGAAGATTTCATACTCTACATGCCATCCGATTTAAGGATCGTTTAGAAGAAAATGCTCCTGGAGGTTTTTTCCAATTCTTCTTATTAAAAGATCCTGAGACAGGGGCTACTCCCTCTCCAGTGGGCGGAAGTATCAAAAAGAATCTGGAATTTTTGTTTAAGTCCAGATGTTTGGAATTAGAAGGTAAAGATACTGATCCGAATAAACTTCTGGAATATTGGAGACGTATGTCATGA
- a CDS encoding DUF1574 domain-containing protein: MSENELQSKEKINFFTHPFLFYPVILFIFIFALDKIFFLDKVRDYVKVELTYIYYDVKQDLLKEMISKFGKNAEKKSDKKLVLLMGSSRMLYFKNEEILDFYPDWEVYNLSSAVTTPAYYLYFLERLFEAGVKPDFLVLEADPFQFNANSTTFKKSNLANSFDLRFILSNAWDLGKENVNYYLANYFFGVSKNKPYLTNVYSHLTNKKFEQADLIKKLTIDSLHRDKGNAISPAGGFMEKDYGKLEASSIRTIGWIYPKYSPSEMQFSFYEKILNKVKEEGVPTLVVRPEVSLPLENLLKELNIPAPWWERVRPINQKFGIPIIDMAEASDYECNTFADSGHMAVDCYRPFLRFLRMRYPVE; encoded by the coding sequence GTGTCCGAGAACGAGCTCCAATCAAAAGAAAAAATTAATTTTTTCACCCATCCCTTTCTATTCTATCCGGTAATTCTTTTTATATTCATATTCGCTTTAGATAAAATTTTCTTTTTGGATAAGGTCAGAGACTACGTAAAAGTAGAATTGACCTATATTTATTACGACGTTAAGCAAGATCTCCTAAAAGAGATGATCTCCAAGTTCGGAAAGAATGCGGAAAAGAAGTCCGACAAAAAGTTGGTACTTCTAATGGGTTCTTCCAGGATGTTATACTTCAAAAACGAAGAGATCCTGGATTTCTATCCCGATTGGGAAGTTTATAATCTTTCTTCCGCCGTGACAACTCCAGCATACTATCTTTATTTTTTAGAAAGATTATTCGAAGCAGGCGTCAAGCCCGACTTTCTGGTTTTGGAAGCGGACCCGTTTCAGTTCAATGCAAATAGTACTACATTCAAAAAATCGAATTTAGCGAATAGTTTCGACCTTAGATTCATTCTTTCCAATGCCTGGGATCTGGGTAAGGAGAATGTGAACTATTATCTGGCAAATTATTTTTTCGGAGTAAGTAAAAACAAACCTTATCTCACTAACGTCTATTCTCATCTTACCAATAAAAAATTCGAACAGGCCGACCTGATCAAAAAATTGACCATAGATTCTCTGCATAGAGATAAGGGGAACGCAATCTCTCCTGCTGGCGGTTTTATGGAGAAGGATTACGGAAAATTAGAGGCAAGTTCCATTCGCACTATCGGCTGGATCTATCCTAAGTATTCTCCTTCCGAAATGCAATTTTCCTTTTATGAAAAGATCTTAAATAAAGTGAAGGAAGAAGGTGTTCCTACCCTAGTCGTCCGTCCTGAAGTTTCTCTACCTTTGGAAAATCTTCTGAAAGAACTGAATATACCGGCGCCATGGTGGGAAAGAGTTCGCCCGATCAACCAAAAGTTCGGTATTCCGATCATTGATATGGCAGAAGCGTCCGACTACGAATGTAATACTTTTGCGGACAGTGGTCATATGGCCGTGGACTGTTATCGCCCATTCTTACGCTTTTTAAGAATGAGATATCCTGTAGAGTAA
- the batA gene encoding VWA domain-containing protein BatA, producing MTEWEAPYYLFLIIPIWIWTFYSYWKNEPALGVELRIPGNVRYETFSLKRFLSSAAPLVRPIALTLFVIAAAGPGKRYRFLPDETKGVDIILALDVSGSMSKSRDFLPETRLGVSKKLLKEFIRKRENDRLGLVVFAGGAYLQSPLTNDREVLEEILSQAEEETVPEQGTAIGDALILSCYRLRRSPAKSKVIVLITDGASNTGRIDPVTATEIAKGVGVKIYSIGIGKEDQSYEVNFEILDILSKKTGGVFYRAEDISELREVLASIDSLEKDLLVLPPEEVRESESLIFLTYALALLGLDLLIRSWVFRYYL from the coding sequence ATGACGGAATGGGAGGCTCCATATTATCTTTTCCTAATTATTCCGATCTGGATTTGGACGTTCTATTCTTATTGGAAAAACGAGCCTGCCTTGGGAGTTGAACTTCGTATACCTGGGAACGTCCGATACGAAACGTTTTCACTGAAACGATTTTTATCTTCGGCGGCTCCTTTAGTGCGCCCGATTGCATTGACATTGTTTGTGATCGCAGCGGCAGGTCCCGGAAAAAGATATAGGTTCCTTCCGGATGAAACTAAGGGAGTAGACATCATTTTGGCGTTAGACGTATCCGGTTCCATGTCTAAGAGCAGGGATTTCTTACCTGAAACACGTTTAGGAGTCTCCAAAAAATTACTCAAAGAGTTTATTAGAAAAAGAGAAAATGATCGTTTGGGGCTGGTCGTATTTGCAGGAGGAGCCTATCTGCAATCTCCACTGACAAACGATAGGGAAGTTTTAGAGGAAATATTAAGCCAAGCAGAGGAAGAAACGGTGCCTGAACAAGGGACCGCTATTGGAGATGCACTTATTCTTTCCTGCTATAGATTACGTAGGTCTCCCGCAAAATCGAAGGTGATAGTGCTTATAACGGATGGAGCTTCTAATACCGGTCGTATAGATCCGGTTACTGCAACTGAGATCGCTAAGGGTGTGGGAGTTAAAATTTATTCGATAGGTATCGGAAAAGAGGACCAGTCTTACGAAGTAAATTTCGAAATTTTGGATATACTTTCTAAGAAAACAGGAGGAGTATTTTACAGGGCGGAAGATATAAGCGAGTTGAGAGAAGTTTTAGCTTCCATTGATTCTTTGGAAAAAGATCTTCTGGTCCTCCCCCCGGAAGAAGTAAGAGAATCTGAGTCTTTAATTTTTCTGACCTATGCACTTGCATTGTTGGGATTGGATCTGCTTATCCGATCTTGGGTGTTTCGGTATTACCTATGA
- a CDS encoding LIC20035 family adhesin, which yields MKKIIVCPKSSAIDNDKISGFKSLAPWGQALISTAVSISLLIGCSSTSVVENKGKNAEFQILEPNIRIEKFKETFNLKAEGPVNLDCSGKPCTPDQVSALTPDQIKKLKRNGSWKEYVEKEDLQKNKFSVLVRVGDYKDDKREGIWKTLYETGETLRETPYVAGLKEGEEKKLAKDGTQLESTIYKADKKNGPYWSKTDKGILSDEGTYADDKKVGTWKDYYNEDGAKKSVIEFKDGKKSGKETNYHKDGTTVSSEGNNSDDLKTGYWKNYYDNGSPQSEGNYAPKGSGADRKSLRIGAWKEYYKNGKVFAEGQRDHTRKGEWTFYWSTGNPAYKGTMMNEMMMSSAEVYDKDGTILGKGKLLFDLLLMDEKTDELKAKYKPDFPFAYYKNGKKSFEIAANGTAVEYDESGAKIGQGPIMPGTNQKNDCWTTPQGKKYYVNGRENPKMGELQGCK from the coding sequence ATGAAAAAAATTATAGTCTGTCCTAAATCTTCGGCTATCGATAACGATAAAATTTCAGGCTTCAAGAGCTTGGCTCCGTGGGGGCAAGCTCTTATATCCACAGCGGTTTCAATTTCTCTTTTGATCGGATGTTCTTCGACGAGCGTCGTTGAGAACAAGGGCAAGAATGCCGAGTTCCAAATTTTAGAGCCGAATATCAGAATAGAAAAATTCAAAGAGACATTCAATTTAAAGGCAGAAGGTCCGGTTAACTTAGACTGCTCCGGAAAACCTTGTACTCCGGATCAAGTTAGCGCATTAACTCCCGATCAGATCAAAAAACTAAAACGTAACGGTTCTTGGAAAGAATACGTGGAGAAGGAAGATCTTCAAAAAAATAAATTTTCCGTTCTAGTCCGCGTAGGCGATTACAAAGACGATAAAAGAGAAGGGATCTGGAAAACATTATACGAAACTGGAGAAACTTTAAGAGAAACTCCTTATGTTGCCGGATTGAAAGAAGGCGAAGAGAAAAAGCTGGCAAAAGACGGCACTCAACTTGAAAGCACAATCTACAAGGCTGACAAGAAGAACGGTCCATATTGGTCTAAAACGGACAAAGGTATCTTAAGCGACGAAGGTACTTACGCAGACGATAAGAAAGTAGGCACCTGGAAAGATTATTATAACGAAGACGGCGCTAAAAAATCAGTAATCGAATTCAAAGACGGCAAAAAAAGCGGTAAAGAAACGAATTATCATAAAGACGGAACTACTGTCTCCTCCGAAGGAAACAATTCCGACGACCTAAAAACCGGTTATTGGAAAAACTATTACGATAATGGATCTCCACAATCCGAAGGTAACTATGCTCCCAAAGGTTCTGGCGCGGATAGAAAATCACTCAGAATAGGCGCTTGGAAGGAATATTACAAAAACGGAAAGGTTTTTGCGGAAGGGCAAAGGGATCATACTCGTAAGGGAGAATGGACCTTCTATTGGAGTACAGGAAATCCTGCTTATAAAGGGACCATGATGAATGAAATGATGATGAGTTCCGCGGAAGTATATGATAAGGACGGAACAATCCTTGGAAAAGGAAAACTTCTTTTCGATCTCTTACTCATGGATGAAAAAACGGACGAATTGAAGGCAAAATATAAGCCTGATTTTCCGTTTGCATATTATAAAAACGGCAAGAAGTCCTTTGAAATTGCAGCAAACGGTACTGCGGTCGAATATGACGAGTCCGGTGCAAAGATCGGACAAGGGCCAATTATGCCTGGGACAAACCAAAAAAACGATTGTTGGACCACGCCTCAGGGTAAAAAATATTACGTGAACGGTAGAGAAAATCCTAAAATGGGAGAGCTACAGGGCTGTAAGTGA
- a CDS encoding AAA family ATPase, protein MESIAKDRENIPLSESDIHFAKDTLDRIRQELTGEITGQESVVKNLLISLACQGHVLLEGMPGLAKTLLAKSLSSALDLDFKRVQFTPDLLPADLIGTVVFNPKNGEFTTRKGPIFTGVLLADEINRAPAKVQSALLECMEERTVTIGENTFPLERPFLVLATENPIDQDGTYPLPEAQMDRFFMKVLVDYPDINEELAILEQHGKLAAGPKRIKKTATAKDVLKVSSLVDRVHVEPKLKSYIVRLVRNTRPEEKTVPDLLPYVKHGASPRASLSLLKASKAKALWEGRDYVAPEDVKAVLPEILRHRILLTFEAISEDVGIESVVRIVSEATQVL, encoded by the coding sequence ATGGAATCCATCGCAAAAGACCGTGAGAATATTCCCTTATCCGAATCCGATATTCATTTTGCAAAAGATACTTTAGATCGGATCCGCCAAGAGCTTACCGGTGAGATCACCGGCCAAGAATCAGTCGTTAAAAACCTACTCATTTCTTTAGCCTGCCAGGGCCACGTTCTTTTAGAAGGAATGCCTGGACTTGCAAAAACACTTCTGGCAAAGTCTTTATCTTCCGCATTGGATCTGGATTTTAAAAGAGTGCAGTTCACTCCTGACCTTCTCCCTGCAGACTTGATCGGAACAGTCGTATTTAATCCTAAAAACGGGGAATTCACCACACGCAAAGGTCCGATCTTCACAGGAGTTTTACTCGCCGACGAGATTAATAGGGCTCCTGCAAAAGTGCAATCGGCACTTTTGGAATGTATGGAAGAAAGAACGGTCACTATAGGTGAGAATACTTTTCCCTTGGAAAGACCTTTCTTGGTATTAGCTACAGAGAACCCGATCGATCAAGACGGAACCTATCCTTTGCCGGAAGCGCAAATGGACCGTTTTTTTATGAAAGTGCTGGTGGATTATCCTGATATAAATGAAGAGTTGGCAATCTTGGAACAGCACGGTAAACTTGCAGCCGGTCCGAAGCGTATTAAAAAAACTGCAACTGCTAAGGATGTTCTCAAGGTCTCTTCTCTTGTGGATAGAGTACATGTGGAGCCTAAATTAAAAAGTTATATCGTTCGTTTGGTAAGGAACACTCGTCCTGAAGAAAAGACAGTTCCGGATCTTCTTCCTTATGTAAAACATGGGGCCTCTCCTAGGGCTAGTTTAAGTCTGCTCAAGGCCTCTAAAGCAAAGGCTTTATGGGAAGGAAGAGATTATGTGGCTCCGGAGGATGTGAAGGCGGTCCTTCCTGAGATACTTCGTCATAGAATTTTACTTACATTCGAGGCGATCTCGGAGGATGTAGGGATAGAATCCGTGGTTCGGATCGTTTCGGAAGCGACTCAGGTGCTTTGA
- a CDS encoding LB_053 family protein has translation MKAGISRLGSLDRIRFLCYTFYLSLVFFSAPAFAWKEDWEPKEVGIGDRAEYLLEFQHGEVQNPEVPSKGMYPDPGSPDLPLFEVISSEISDTKIKLNVAYYTSGTFYLPLVWKDKDGKEFRSEAALIVRSSIGEKDKIPEEILPPLEFSGKYGLKLAAILAGLAALGLGIFYAWYLNQTASKRTVDALVEADPWVQKILIYESKLDEIVNSPPVFARAFYRVLSGYIRENMSKKMNAPFAHLTEAELFQRIYDSFGLEEEEVKAWENTFRRAQYSGEEVEISPSEALKAWDYWKEALSK, from the coding sequence ATGAAGGCGGGGATTAGCCGTCTCGGATCCTTGGATCGTATTCGATTTTTATGTTATACTTTTTATTTGAGTTTGGTGTTCTTTTCAGCGCCTGCGTTTGCTTGGAAAGAGGACTGGGAACCTAAGGAAGTAGGGATCGGAGACAGGGCAGAGTATTTGTTGGAATTCCAACATGGAGAAGTCCAAAATCCAGAGGTTCCTTCAAAAGGAATGTATCCTGATCCCGGATCTCCGGACCTTCCTTTATTCGAAGTTATCTCATCCGAAATTTCAGACACGAAGATCAAATTGAACGTAGCCTATTATACTTCCGGAACTTTCTATTTGCCCCTCGTTTGGAAGGATAAAGACGGAAAAGAATTTCGCTCCGAAGCGGCTTTAATTGTTCGTTCTTCTATAGGAGAGAAAGATAAAATTCCTGAAGAGATTTTACCGCCTCTGGAATTTTCAGGAAAGTACGGCTTGAAGTTGGCAGCAATCCTTGCAGGTTTGGCCGCTTTAGGTTTAGGGATCTTCTACGCATGGTATCTAAACCAAACCGCATCCAAAAGAACAGTGGATGCACTTGTGGAAGCCGATCCCTGGGTTCAGAAAATTCTAATATATGAAAGTAAGTTGGACGAGATAGTCAATTCCCCTCCTGTTTTCGCAAGGGCATTTTATAGGGTTCTGTCGGGTTATATTCGAGAGAATATGTCCAAAAAAATGAACGCTCCATTCGCGCATTTGACGGAGGCGGAACTATTCCAACGAATCTATGATTCTTTCGGATTGGAAGAAGAGGAAGTTAAAGCATGGGAGAATACTTTTCGTAGGGCACAGTATTCCGGAGAGGAAGTGGAGATCTCTCCTTCCGAAGCGCTGAAAGCCTGGGATTATTGGAAGGAGGCGCTTTCCAAATGA
- a CDS encoding LIC20036 family protein: MDTRDEKGILALEKIITNNDLKKISLGILVAAPLFFLLGYFVRGCSSIDRQAKVTYSGSFTEGTLVSLNSKNVILQDPDFSIPLETVEKIEFLEDAQSLNPNQVPLSDAEKSFVGTYKLQIGIHKGVLSIFPRKTGGIGATLRFTNWGKGSNEILTGIRVTGKSIRFVRSCAGARCSEIGSNVPFTQTYTGDLDGKKIQGAYQGTNSSGRWLAER, encoded by the coding sequence ATGGATACACGAGATGAAAAGGGAATCCTTGCCTTGGAAAAAATTATTACAAATAACGATCTTAAAAAAATCAGTCTAGGAATATTGGTCGCCGCTCCTTTGTTCTTCCTGCTTGGATATTTTGTCCGAGGATGTAGTTCGATAGATCGGCAGGCAAAAGTGACCTATAGCGGTTCCTTTACAGAGGGGACTTTGGTTTCCTTAAATTCTAAAAATGTAATATTGCAGGACCCTGATTTCTCTATTCCTCTCGAAACGGTCGAAAAGATAGAATTTTTAGAGGACGCCCAAAGTTTAAACCCTAACCAGGTACCTTTGAGTGACGCGGAAAAATCGTTTGTAGGAACGTATAAACTACAGATTGGAATTCATAAAGGTGTGTTGAGTATTTTTCCTCGCAAGACTGGAGGAATAGGAGCGACCTTGCGTTTTACGAATTGGGGCAAAGGGTCAAATGAGATTCTGACGGGCATTCGAGTCACAGGCAAATCGATTCGTTTTGTGAGATCGTGCGCGGGAGCAAGATGTTCCGAGATAGGTAGTAATGTTCCTTTTACCCAAACTTATACCGGAGACTTGGACGGTAAAAAGATCCAAGGAGCTTATCAAGGAACGAATAGTTCCGGCCGTTGGCTTGCAGAACGTTAA
- a CDS encoding NAD(P)/FAD-dependent oxidoreductase, which translates to MPKGERKKVVVIGVGFGGLQAIKKLSKEEDLEIVAIDKKNHHLFQPLLYQVATAVLSPADIAIPTRSLIGDKKNVTVYLGEVEKIDIQAKKVYFQGHSEDYDYLILAAGAKSSYFGNDHWKKYSIGLKSLKDALSIRTKILTSFEQAELAGDPELAKKHLNYVIIGGGPTGVELAGSIAELSHEIVRNEFHTIDPALAKITLIEASPRLLAAFAPKLSEFAKVRLEKRGVEVLTGTKVLEIDQNGVKIEGRTIPSSTVIWAAGVQANSIGASLGVPTDRAGRVMVDEFCNVEGHPEVFVIGDIANYSKGMEKPLPGVSPVAMQQGRYVASLIRGDLKSKKRKPFRYLDKGSMATIGRQDAVAQVGNFRLRGFFGWVVWLFIHIFYQVGFKNKISIFITWVWSYITFRAEARLIQDEIEANSNGSSAPN; encoded by the coding sequence ATGCCTAAGGGTGAAAGAAAGAAAGTAGTAGTGATCGGCGTAGGTTTCGGGGGATTGCAAGCAATCAAAAAATTATCCAAAGAAGAAGATTTGGAGATCGTAGCAATCGATAAAAAAAATCATCATTTGTTCCAACCTTTATTATACCAAGTAGCCACCGCGGTTTTGAGCCCTGCAGACATTGCAATTCCAACAAGATCTCTTATCGGGGATAAAAAGAACGTTACAGTTTATTTGGGCGAAGTAGAAAAGATAGATATTCAGGCAAAAAAGGTCTATTTCCAAGGGCATTCCGAAGATTATGATTATTTAATATTAGCTGCCGGGGCCAAATCAAGTTATTTCGGGAACGATCATTGGAAAAAATATTCTATCGGTTTGAAATCGTTAAAAGATGCTCTATCGATCCGGACTAAAATTTTAACTTCTTTCGAACAAGCGGAACTTGCGGGAGATCCTGAACTTGCCAAAAAACATTTGAATTATGTGATCATTGGCGGAGGTCCTACAGGTGTGGAGCTTGCCGGTTCCATCGCGGAACTTTCTCATGAGATCGTTCGAAATGAATTCCACACTATCGATCCTGCTTTGGCAAAGATTACTTTGATCGAAGCTTCTCCTAGACTTCTTGCAGCGTTCGCTCCTAAGTTAAGCGAATTCGCAAAGGTTCGTTTGGAAAAAAGGGGAGTGGAAGTTCTGACCGGCACTAAGGTCCTCGAAATAGATCAAAACGGAGTCAAGATAGAAGGTAGAACAATCCCTTCTTCCACGGTAATCTGGGCTGCGGGAGTACAGGCAAATTCTATCGGAGCATCTTTAGGAGTCCCTACCGATAGAGCAGGAAGAGTGATGGTGGATGAGTTCTGCAATGTGGAGGGCCATCCTGAAGTTTTTGTCATAGGTGATATCGCGAATTATTCCAAAGGTATGGAAAAACCGTTGCCCGGTGTTTCTCCGGTTGCAATGCAGCAAGGAAGATATGTTGCTTCTCTCATCCGCGGAGATCTGAAATCCAAAAAAAGAAAACCATTTCGCTATCTGGACAAGGGAAGTATGGCGACTATCGGTAGACAAGATGCGGTTGCTCAGGTAGGTAATTTCAGACTAAGAGGATTTTTCGGCTGGGTAGTTTGGCTTTTTATCCATATATTCTATCAGGTAGGATTTAAAAATAAGATCTCTATCTTCATCACTTGGGTTTGGTCTTATATTACATTCCGTGCAGAAGCAAGATTGATCCAGGATGAGATCGAAGCTAATTCCAACGGTTCTTCCGCGCCGAATTAG
- a CDS encoding low molecular weight protein-tyrosine-phosphatase: protein MVGTPDSSNIYKVLFVCLGNICRSPAAEGAFLDLLEKRGLSSLFEVDSCGTSRYHIGELADPRTRQTARKKGIELTHKARQFKRADFEYYDFILAMDRSNHKDLGTLASNEEERKKIHLFRKFQKGQGKDSDVPDPYYGTLKDFEEVHQIVFEASEGFLEYVLSKNGVKNA, encoded by the coding sequence ATGGTAGGAACTCCAGACTCATCGAATATCTACAAAGTCCTCTTCGTATGTTTGGGAAATATCTGCAGATCTCCAGCGGCTGAAGGTGCATTTTTGGATCTATTGGAGAAGAGGGGACTTTCTTCTCTTTTCGAAGTGGATTCCTGCGGCACTTCTCGTTATCATATCGGGGAATTGGCCGACCCTAGGACTAGACAGACTGCCCGTAAAAAGGGAATAGAACTCACTCATAAGGCTAGGCAATTTAAAAGAGCCGATTTTGAATATTACGACTTTATTCTGGCGATGGACAGATCCAACCATAAGGATCTGGGAACGCTTGCTTCGAATGAGGAAGAAAGAAAAAAAATTCATTTGTTCAGAAAGTTCCAAAAGGGACAAGGAAAAGATTCCGATGTACCTGATCCATATTATGGAACTTTAAAGGACTTCGAAGAAGTTCACCAGATCGTTTTCGAGGCTTCGGAAGGTTTTCTGGAATATGTCTTGAGTAAAAATGGAGTAAAGAATGCCTAA
- a CDS encoding SDR family NAD(P)-dependent oxidoreductase: MSKGPNKKKVIITGASSGIGRELALLYGKEGHDLAITSRRKNVLEDIAKEIRSFNAGGKVILASLDVSESADNFKVLPKLAKELGGVDLFIANAGISTNSSFGQKSFEADKKVIDTNLIGLMAGISALQPIFRDQKKGQIVGISSVASFRGLPGSASYSTSKAAVSTYLEALRGEVRQFGVKVTVIHPGFIDTPINQKLKSRPFLVSAEKGAKKIYNRIESGVRSATVPWFPWALIGVLMKSLPEFLWEKIGPR, encoded by the coding sequence ATGTCCAAAGGTCCGAATAAGAAAAAAGTTATTATCACTGGAGCTAGTTCCGGTATCGGCAGAGAGCTTGCTCTTTTATATGGAAAGGAAGGTCATGATCTGGCTATCACTTCCAGAAGAAAAAATGTTCTGGAGGACATCGCAAAAGAGATCCGATCCTTTAACGCAGGAGGAAAGGTAATCTTGGCTTCCTTGGATGTTTCTGAATCCGCCGATAATTTTAAAGTTCTTCCTAAACTTGCTAAGGAACTTGGCGGAGTGGATCTGTTCATTGCAAATGCCGGAATTTCCACTAACTCCTCTTTCGGCCAAAAAAGTTTCGAAGCGGATAAGAAGGTAATCGATACGAATTTGATCGGGCTTATGGCAGGCATCTCAGCTTTGCAACCTATCTTTAGAGATCAGAAAAAAGGGCAAATCGTAGGAATTTCTTCCGTCGCTTCTTTTAGAGGTCTTCCCGGTTCGGCAAGTTATTCCACCTCCAAGGCTGCGGTTTCCACTTATTTAGAAGCGTTAAGGGGAGAAGTCAGACAATTCGGTGTGAAGGTTACAGTCATCCATCCGGGCTTTATCGATACTCCGATTAATCAAAAGTTGAAATCCCGTCCTTTTCTTGTTTCCGCAGAAAAAGGCGCTAAAAAAATTTACAATAGGATAGAATCCGGAGTTCGATCTGCGACAGTTCCTTGGTTTCCTTGGGCATTGATCGGGGTTCTGATGAAATCTCTTCCGGAATTTTTATGGGAGAAGATCGGGCCTAGATAA
- a CDS encoding SDR family oxidoreductase, with the protein MRTDLWKGKTIVITGGSSGIGEALLESLSQIPCKIINLSRSEPELVHKISKKKEKRPAQIFHIQADLSSEKEINKAVSKLAKLTDGIDVLFNNAGITAHSRFDQTQIEAFRKAFDVNFFGPVFLTMRLLPFLKKNKGAVMVTSTVSGLYGIPARSAYSSSKSALHAVMEAARIELSEEGLRFIIFCPPYTKTKLRANGIDGDGQKLGESHYSGKSKTPGEVAEKMILSIEDPNSRLVVMDKSGWFLKWMRNISPSFLEKVLYKKLYKDFH; encoded by the coding sequence ATGCGAACCGATCTTTGGAAAGGCAAGACAATCGTAATTACCGGAGGCTCTTCCGGGATAGGAGAAGCTTTGTTAGAAAGTTTATCCCAGATCCCTTGCAAGATTATCAATCTTTCCAGGTCAGAACCGGAGTTAGTCCATAAGATTTCTAAGAAGAAAGAAAAACGACCAGCGCAAATCTTCCATATTCAGGCGGATCTTTCTTCTGAAAAAGAGATCAATAAAGCCGTATCTAAGTTGGCAAAACTTACGGACGGCATAGATGTTCTTTTTAATAACGCAGGTATAACCGCTCATTCTAGATTCGATCAAACTCAGATAGAAGCGTTCCGTAAAGCGTTCGATGTGAACTTTTTCGGTCCGGTCTTCCTTACAATGAGACTTCTACCTTTTTTGAAAAAGAATAAGGGAGCGGTCATGGTCACTTCTACAGTCAGCGGGTTGTATGGAATCCCTGCGAGGAGCGCTTATTCTTCTTCTAAATCCGCACTACATGCAGTTATGGAAGCAGCACGGATCGAACTTTCGGAAGAAGGTCTTAGATTTATCATATTCTGTCCTCCTTATACTAAAACAAAACTAAGAGCAAACGGTATAGACGGGGACGGTCAGAAGCTGGGGGAATCCCATTATTCGGGTAAAAGTAAAACTCCGGGAGAAGTTGCTGAGAAGATGATTCTCTCTATCGAAGATCCGAATTCAAGACTTGTAGTAATGGATAAAAGCGGATGGTTCTTAAAATGGATGAGGAATATTTCCCCTTCGTTTTTGGAAAAAGTATTATATAAAAAACTTTATAAGGACTTTCATTAA
- a CDS encoding SRPBCC family protein, whose amino-acid sequence METRSIIKEFKYDFPLEKVWSAVTVNEELIHWLADKVTGRPKLGGTFSWTWNLGPEGELTSTGIYKKIVPFQELILQWQDHPAGDIELKLEFEKDGDSTLLKLTNSGYPTGEKFDHWIEAASEGWDEESMHLLQYLRKN is encoded by the coding sequence ATGGAAACTAGAAGCATTATTAAAGAATTTAAATATGATTTTCCTTTGGAAAAAGTTTGGAGCGCGGTTACTGTCAACGAAGAGTTGATCCATTGGTTGGCGGATAAGGTAACCGGACGTCCTAAACTAGGCGGTACTTTTTCCTGGACTTGGAACTTGGGTCCGGAAGGGGAACTTACTTCTACAGGTATTTATAAAAAGATCGTTCCCTTCCAAGAGTTGATACTTCAATGGCAAGATCATCCTGCAGGCGATATAGAGCTCAAGCTAGAGTTCGAAAAAGACGGGGATTCCACTCTTCTTAAACTCACGAACTCAGGCTATCCAACCGGAGAAAAATTCGATCATTGGATCGAGGCCGCGTCGGAAGGCTGGGACGAAGAAAGTATGCACTTATTACAATATCTTAGGAAGAACTGA